Below is a window of Garra rufa chromosome 24, GarRuf1.0, whole genome shotgun sequence DNA.
acaaattaagatatttttgatgaaatccgagagctttctgactatagacagcaacgcaactgacacattcaaggcccagaaaggtagtaaggacatcgataaaatagtccatgtcacatcagtggttcaaccttcattttatgaagcgacgagaatacttttgtgcccaaagaaagcaaaaatatcaactttattcaacaatttcttctctttcctgCCTCTACGACAGTACCTTAACGCATATACAACATTTTAGATTTCTATtattaaaattcaattaaataaaaaatacttctaCTAATAAAAATGATTGCGATGTCTTTTTTCAGCTCATCTTCAGAAATTAATGAGTGACAAAAAATGCTCAGCAGAAAAGAAAACCGAGATGGATGGTGTCATCACTCAGGTATGTCTCACTGATGCAATGTTAAATGTATAACTAGCTTTTATAAGCtgaatttgttttattaattctacagttgaggtcaaaagtttacataaaccttttAGAATCTGTATTTGaatgctttccaacaatgactgtatgatttatgTATGATatgtaatgcattgtgtttccctctgaagcatcagtgagtgtttaaaccttttgtaatagttgcatatgagtccctcagttgtcctcagtgtgaaaagatagatctcatcatacagtcattgttggaaagggttcaaatgcatttaagaaccaagtgtatgtaaacttttgaacagggtcgttttttacaaactgttattttctcttgtggactatatgtaaacttttatgtgaaatacctttttCAGGTCtgcactaaatcaaaaataacatttctttttttctttttctagatGGATAACTACACTCAGCAGGAGTTGGCAGATTTGTTTGTGCAATACAATGTCAAGTCTCCCATTACAGGAAATGATCTCACACCTCCCATCTCATTTAACCTGATGTTCCAGACCTCCATTGGGCCTGGAGGCAACATGCAAGGGTATGTTTGACACCACCAAACTACATGCTCATTTAAAATATCCAAAGTGAGAAAACAGATGCGTTACACTTGGGGCTACATTATTTCCGTAGCTATTTGAGGCCAGAAACTGCTCAGGGAATCTTCCTCAACTTCAAACGCCTTTTGGAGTTCAACCAGGGAAAGCTGCCATTTGCTGCTGCCCAGATCGGAAACTCCTTCAGGAACGAAATCTCTCCTCGCTCTGGGTTGATTCGTGTCAGGTGCGGATTATGAATTCCTGTTTTGGGTGTCGCGTAGAAGTATTTCCATTCCGATTATACTGAAGTGAATTATTTCTCCTCATAGAGAGTTTACAATGGCTGAGATCGAGCACTTTGTAGACCCCAATGAGAAGGTTCATTCCAAGTTCTCTAATGTTGCTGATTTGGAGATCATGCTTTACTCGTCCAAAGCACAGACTAGTGGGCAATCTGCCCAGATAATGAGACTGGGTGATGCAGTGGAGCAGGTCAGTGAAGatctcatatatgtgaccctgtaccacaaaaccagtcttaaatagcatgggtatatttgtagcaatagccaacaaatgggccaaaaatcattaggatattaagtaaagatcatgtttcatgaagatattttgtaaatgtcctaccttcctaacttaatttttgacaaaaatttggacaactttaaaggcagttttctcaatgtttaatttttttgcaccctcagatttcatattttcgaatagttgcatctcggccaaatattgtcctatcctgacaaaccatacatcaatggaaagcttatttattcagcaaaaactgacccttacaactgattttgtggtccagggttacatctGATGTACCGATTATAATTAACACTTTGGTTGTAGTGACTAATGTTTGTATTTTGTAGGGCATCATTAACAACTCCGTCTTGGGCTACTTCATTGGAAGGATCTACCTTTATCTGGTCAAAGTTGGTGTTGCAAAAGACAAGCTACGTTTCCGTCAGCACATGGACAATGAGATGGCCCACTATGCCTGTGACTGCTGGGATGCTGAGACCAAAACCTCTTATGTACGTTCAGTGTTTGCTTGAGGAGCTTCTGACTTCATTGTGCAACAGAAAGGGTGTTTATTCATATGTTTgttcatgctgttttttttcagggGTGGATTGAGATCGTGGGCTGTGCTGATCGCTCATGTTATGATCTTTTGTGCCACGCACGGGCCACCAAAGTCCCTCTGGTTGCTGAAAAACCCTTAAAGGAACCCATATCCTTCAGCTTCCAGCAGAACTTAAAAGATTAGTTTACTTCAGAATTAAaaatgatcatttactcacccctctgtcatccaagatgttcatgtctttttttgttcaatcaaaaagaaatcaaggtttttgagaagaacattccaggatttttcctcatatagtggacttcaatggaagccaatgggttgaagatccaaattgaagtttcaatgcagcatcaaagggctctacacaatcccagccaaagaataagggacTTTTCTaatgaaacaatctgtcattttctaaaaaatatataaatgtgtatactttttaaccacaaatgctcatcttgcgtTAGCTCGATTTCAtgtacaaagcaaacatgcaaagaaagtcaaacattctttactaaaaaaggtaaaaccttgatgttggacgattttgaaattgaggagaaaataagatggggtTTTTCTCCTTAcgctacctttttgaaccggagaACACAGGCTACATACAAACTGCGCATGACTTTTCCAACacgattacataatgtgtgatgTCCTGATCGCAGAGCAactgcaagacgagcatttgtggttaaaaaaaatctgtatatatttacatttttttagaaaatgacattgtttcgctagataagactcttgttcctcagctgggatcgtgtagagccctttaaagctgaattgaactacaatttggaccttcaacccattgatccccattgaagtccactatatggagaaaagtcctccaatgttttcctcaaaaaaagcttaatttcttttcgactggagaaagaaaacatgaacatcttgtatgatatgggggtgagtaattttcaggaaattttaattcaggtctgaactaatcctttaataactACAATCATCAAAGCATTTAAATGGGATCTAAACTGTCTCCACACGGAATGTTAGTTCTGTTTGTCCTCAGTTACCTTCTTTAACTGCTTCACACAAAGTTGTAAATGTTGTCCAGTTCGAGCCAAACAAAGGAGCCATCGGCAAAGCATACAAGAAGGATGCCAAGTTTGCCATGGAATACCTGGCCATCTGTGATGAATGCTACATCACAGAGCAAGAGAAACTCCTCAACGATAATGGGTGAGTATCACTAATGATGAAATTATTCAAATTACTAAAACCATGAAAGGTTTAAGGTTTGGGGCTTGGACACTAAAATCAGCAATATAGTGAAATATCGTTCCAATTAAAGTAacctttttgtgttttattttaatatattttgatataatgtattcctgttatggcaaagttgaattttcagcagccaatactccagtcttcagtgtcacgtgatccttctaaatcctagaaatcattctaatatgttgatttcctattattaatattaaaaacagctgTGCTAGTCAGAACACAGATAGGTATTTAGTACTCACCAATGTTATTCTGTTCATTCATTTGTCTCCTCTGTCAATGCAGTGAGTTCACCATTGAGACTGAGGGCAAGACGTTCAAACTCACCAAGGACATGGTTAACGTCAAGAGGTTCCAGAAGACCCTGCATGGTAAGAGACAAAAGCTAAGCTTTTTATGTAAACAACAAGTGACATAAAACTGACTTTAATTGACATCTCCTGCTCCACAGTTGAGGAGGTTGTTCCTAATGTGATCGAACCCTCCTTTGGCATCGGGAGAATCATGTACTCCATCTTTGAGCACACATTCCGTATCAGGGAGGGTGATGAACAAAGAACGGTAAACACAGTCTGCTGTAGTATTTTGTACATAATCATTTAATATGTTTGTCTTGCTTTATTGATGAAGTTTGCTTCTTTCTTTCCAGTATTTCAGCTTCCCTGCCACAGTTGCACCATACAAATGCTCCGTCCTTCCACTGAGCCAAAATCAGGAATTTATGCCGTTTGTTCGAGAATTATGTGAGTAGTATACCTCTACTATTACTTATAGCGCTCTATGTTCTCAACATTGCAGAATCCagtatgagtacatgaacacataaacgtaatttctagaactgctctgaaagtcacttttttttaagaaacataaaaatgctatttgttaatttttttaataaatt
It encodes the following:
- the gars1 gene encoding glycine--tRNA ligase, with amino-acid sequence MLSLRSATSALLLRTGTQIAVRTVPRVRFSPVLLCGSPPIRALSLSGCLWKKKKRSAWLEMTEGQNMDGSIEEVLAPLRLAVKEQGDLVRKLKAENAPEVDVKKAVAELKACKRILEAKELALQPKDDIVDRTKMEDTLKRRFFYDQAFAIYGGVSGLYDFGPVGCALKNNILQVWRQHFIQEEQILEIDCTMLTPEPVLKTSGHVDKFADYMVKDVKNGECFRADHLLKAHLQKLMSDKKCSAEKKTEMDGVITQMDNYTQQELADLFVQYNVKSPITGNDLTPPISFNLMFQTSIGPGGNMQGYLRPETAQGIFLNFKRLLEFNQGKLPFAAAQIGNSFRNEISPRSGLIRVREFTMAEIEHFVDPNEKVHSKFSNVADLEIMLYSSKAQTSGQSAQIMRLGDAVEQGIINNSVLGYFIGRIYLYLVKVGVAKDKLRFRQHMDNEMAHYACDCWDAETKTSYGWIEIVGCADRSCYDLLCHARATKVPLVAEKPLKEPKVVNVVQFEPNKGAIGKAYKKDAKFAMEYLAICDECYITEQEKLLNDNGEFTIETEGKTFKLTKDMVNVKRFQKTLHVEEVVPNVIEPSFGIGRIMYSIFEHTFRIREGDEQRTYFSFPATVAPYKCSVLPLSQNQEFMPFVRELSEALTRNGVSHKVDDSSGSIGRRYARTDEIGVAFGITIDFDTVNKTPHTATLRDRDSMRQIRAEVSELPEIVRDLANGAITWAEVESKYPIFEGQETSKKETVEE